In one window of Streptosporangium album DNA:
- a CDS encoding TetR/AcrR family transcriptional regulator has product MKSKRTEAELKDAARRLLTRTSYAEIKITDITAEAGKAVGSFYRYFEDKDALLTALAGDFQAALRSRVVEQLGHEHGISTIEDVRHHVRAFWSTYREHLPEIVGIFQASMSNGTFRHIHDELRERQVEHWTRHILAAGGRTEDAARLSALAVTCMLEYFCYHRLAEHPGGDDDEAIATLTQLIAQGLLGGVPA; this is encoded by the coding sequence GTGAAATCCAAGCGCACGGAGGCAGAGCTCAAGGACGCCGCGCGGCGGCTCCTGACGCGCACGAGCTATGCCGAGATCAAGATCACCGACATCACCGCAGAGGCAGGCAAGGCGGTCGGCTCGTTCTACCGCTACTTCGAGGACAAGGACGCGCTGCTCACCGCGCTGGCCGGGGATTTTCAGGCAGCTTTGCGCTCTCGCGTGGTCGAGCAACTCGGTCACGAGCACGGGATCTCCACCATCGAGGACGTTCGCCATCATGTCCGCGCGTTCTGGTCCACCTACCGTGAGCATCTGCCGGAGATCGTCGGGATTTTCCAGGCGTCGATGTCCAACGGCACCTTCCGCCACATCCACGACGAGTTGCGGGAACGCCAGGTGGAGCACTGGACCCGGCACATCCTGGCAGCCGGCGGCCGGACCGAGGATGCCGCCCGGCTGTCGGCGCTCGCCGTCACCTGCATGCTGGAGTACTTCTGCTACCACAGGCTCGCCGAGCACCCAGGCGGCGACGACGACGAGGCCATCGCAACCCTGACCCAGCTGATCGCCCAGGGGTTGCTGGGAGGGGTTCCCGCCTGA
- a CDS encoding amino acid ABC transporter substrate-binding protein — translation MTIDRRSFLIGAALLPIVTACGSSGSTSSSSLKIGASLPLTGPAADVADPGYKGYQVWQSQINAKGGLLGRQVEFVILDDGFDQNTVVSNYNRLITQDRVDLLIGTFSSFLNLPASTVADRNRMLYIEPSGGAAEIFSRGHTRLFFSQPGTTDTAHRPFAGYIEGLKERPATAAYLYQDDPSTDVPVQNMQKTFEGLGIKTVYAQKYPADTKNFDAIANAIRQANPALLVHGALELDGVAVVQALQRIGFTPSILYQTRAPSSVNTYPQAIGAGNTEAIFTAGSWHPASKYPGNGEFVADYRKQFKQEPSEDAANSYTAAQVLQAGVQAVGKLDQDAIAAWLHANTVDTIVGPLKWDKRGVPDGSLPLMQWQAGNLEVVAPPSAATASSVIAAKPSWAA, via the coding sequence ATGACCATCGACCGGCGCTCGTTCCTCATCGGCGCAGCACTGCTGCCCATCGTCACCGCATGCGGCTCGTCCGGCTCAACCTCGTCGAGCTCCCTCAAGATCGGCGCGTCGCTCCCGCTGACCGGCCCGGCAGCGGACGTCGCCGACCCCGGCTACAAGGGCTACCAGGTCTGGCAGAGCCAGATCAACGCGAAGGGTGGCCTCCTGGGCCGCCAGGTGGAGTTCGTCATCCTGGACGACGGCTTCGACCAGAACACCGTCGTCTCCAACTACAACCGGCTGATCACCCAGGACCGGGTGGACCTGCTGATCGGTACCTTCTCCTCCTTCCTCAACCTGCCCGCCTCGACCGTCGCCGACCGCAACCGCATGCTCTACATCGAGCCGTCGGGCGGCGCGGCCGAGATCTTCTCGCGCGGCCACACCAGGCTGTTCTTCAGCCAGCCGGGCACGACCGACACCGCCCACCGGCCCTTCGCCGGCTACATCGAGGGGCTGAAAGAGCGGCCCGCCACGGCGGCCTACCTGTACCAGGACGACCCCAGCACCGACGTGCCCGTCCAGAACATGCAGAAGACCTTCGAGGGCCTCGGCATCAAGACCGTCTACGCGCAGAAATATCCCGCCGACACCAAGAACTTCGACGCCATCGCCAACGCCATCCGCCAGGCCAACCCCGCGCTCCTGGTGCACGGCGCACTGGAACTCGACGGCGTCGCCGTGGTGCAGGCCCTGCAGCGCATCGGCTTCACCCCGTCGATCCTCTATCAGACCCGGGCTCCCTCCAGCGTCAACACCTATCCGCAGGCCATCGGCGCCGGAAACACCGAAGCCATCTTCACCGCCGGCAGCTGGCACCCGGCCTCGAAGTACCCGGGCAACGGCGAGTTCGTCGCGGATTACCGCAAGCAGTTCAAGCAGGAGCCGAGCGAGGACGCCGCCAACTCCTACACCGCCGCACAGGTGCTCCAGGCCGGTGTGCAGGCCGTCGGCAAGCTGGATCAGGACGCCATCGCCGCCTGGCTGCACGCCAACACGGTCGACACCATCGTCGGCCCGCTCAAGTGGGACAAGCGTGGCGTGCCCGACGGCAGCCTGCCGCTGATGCAGTGGCAGGCAGGCAACCTGGAGGTCGTCGCCCCGCCCTCGGCCGCGACCGCCTCCTCCGTGATCGCCGCCAAACCGAGCTGGGCGGCCTGA
- a CDS encoding alpha/beta hydrolase, which translates to MRLIMALATLSGRPIHLSSVAAPDSDPDSIQLRVEATDPIRPGRGVRAHRGIVYSVPGRKLRVDILTPRTPGPHPLVVYVPGGGFVTARRAMAAGQRRYVAEAGFVVASIDYRTIRDGAIYRDGLADIATALSFLRLHADEYGIDPTRTALWGESAGGYLVAMAAGDPGLGVDAVLDVFGASDLSTVAEGFDAATVEAFTGPGAALPAYLLGPGHDMADHPDEVTGADPACHVTSETPPFLLLHGDDDRIVAPSQTARLHQALRRVGADSTRYVLQGAGHGALSNSARMWTSTQVMEIIVRFLRSRLASGS; encoded by the coding sequence ATGCGTCTGATCATGGCGTTGGCGACGTTGAGTGGCCGCCCGATCCACCTGTCCAGCGTGGCCGCTCCGGACAGCGACCCCGACAGCATCCAGTTGCGCGTCGAGGCCACCGATCCGATCAGGCCCGGCCGTGGTGTCCGAGCCCACCGTGGAATCGTCTACTCGGTGCCAGGACGCAAGCTGCGCGTGGACATCCTGACCCCGCGGACGCCTGGGCCGCACCCGCTGGTGGTGTACGTGCCCGGGGGCGGCTTCGTCACCGCCCGGCGGGCCATGGCCGCTGGGCAGCGCCGTTATGTTGCCGAGGCGGGGTTCGTGGTGGCCAGCATCGACTACCGCACCATCCGGGATGGTGCCATCTATCGCGACGGACTGGCCGACATCGCCACCGCGCTGAGCTTCCTGCGCCTCCACGCCGACGAGTACGGGATCGACCCCACCCGCACCGCGCTGTGGGGTGAATCAGCGGGCGGATACCTGGTCGCCATGGCCGCCGGCGATCCTGGCCTGGGGGTTGATGCGGTGCTCGATGTGTTCGGCGCCTCCGACCTGTCGACCGTGGCCGAGGGTTTCGATGCCGCCACGGTGGAGGCTTTCACCGGGCCCGGCGCAGCACTGCCTGCCTACCTGCTGGGGCCCGGCCACGACATGGCCGATCATCCCGACGAGGTGACCGGTGCCGATCCCGCCTGCCACGTCACGTCGGAGACGCCGCCGTTCCTGCTGCTGCACGGTGACGACGACCGCATCGTGGCTCCCTCGCAGACCGCTCGGCTGCATCAGGCACTACGCCGTGTCGGCGCGGACAGCACCCGCTACGTCCTTCAGGGCGCCGGACACGGAGCGCTGTCGAACTCTGCCCGGATGTGGACCAGCACGCAGGTCATGGAGATCATCGTGAGGTTTCTCCGCTCGAGGCTGGCATCCGGCAGCTGA
- a CDS encoding branched-chain amino acid ABC transporter ATP-binding protein/permease produces MRIPLIAAGVVLAAIPVFWGDAYYLNMLILIFLLATMASSWNIMGGYTGYISLGQSAFLGIGAYTTAIAANAWSISPLLAAPLGGLVAGALAALLGLVTFRTRGNAFIMITFAMLHLLGIVALNWTSVTNGNDGMILPAPTWERNYALWPFYYVLLGLLALTLLMSKTIAASRFGLGLTAIREDEEKAAGIGVNTSAAKLAAFVASAVPIGIAGGVYGYYLGFLDSRAMFSIVTSIMIVLAALLGGTGTLWGPVLGAFLLEPFSQLTNQLFTGPAAGAWRLIVFGGLLLAVLLFLPQGIIPGVRQALARRKSAAVGKRLAPGDIPAWLTVREGARLEVRDVRKSFGGLTVLDGLDLTVEPGSITGLIGPNGSGKTTLFNLIDGATKPDGGQILLDGRRIETADRWARSRAGLGRTHQITRLFPKLSVLRNVVAGSDGTWAAPAITGAQAARGVELLELVGLSDYRDLPAGELSYGQQKLVELIQILMLQPRLVLLDEPAGGINPTQIEQMGALIRELNRTGTTFLIVEHNMPFVLGICDTVHVLAGGRRIASGTPQEVRSDPLVLDAYLTGASQ; encoded by the coding sequence ATGAGAATCCCGCTCATCGCAGCCGGCGTCGTGCTCGCCGCGATCCCCGTGTTCTGGGGCGACGCCTACTACCTGAACATGCTCATCCTGATCTTCCTGCTGGCGACCATGGCCAGTTCCTGGAACATCATGGGCGGCTACACCGGCTACATCTCCCTCGGCCAGAGCGCCTTCCTCGGCATCGGCGCCTACACCACCGCCATCGCCGCCAACGCATGGTCGATCTCGCCTCTCCTGGCCGCGCCGCTGGGCGGTCTGGTGGCCGGAGCGCTCGCCGCCCTGCTCGGCCTGGTCACCTTCCGAACGAGAGGGAACGCGTTCATCATGATCACCTTCGCGATGCTCCACCTGCTCGGCATCGTGGCGCTGAACTGGACGTCGGTCACCAACGGCAACGACGGCATGATCCTGCCCGCGCCGACCTGGGAGCGGAACTACGCCCTCTGGCCCTTCTACTACGTTCTGCTCGGCCTGCTGGCCCTGACGCTGCTGATGTCGAAGACGATCGCCGCCTCCCGCTTCGGCCTCGGGCTGACCGCCATCCGCGAGGACGAGGAGAAGGCCGCGGGCATCGGGGTCAACACCTCGGCGGCCAAGCTCGCCGCCTTCGTGGCCAGCGCCGTGCCCATCGGTATCGCGGGCGGCGTCTACGGCTACTACCTGGGCTTCCTCGACTCCAGGGCGATGTTCAGCATCGTCACCAGCATCATGATCGTGCTCGCCGCGCTGCTCGGCGGCACGGGCACACTGTGGGGTCCCGTGCTCGGCGCCTTCCTGCTGGAGCCGTTCTCCCAGCTGACCAACCAGCTGTTCACCGGCCCGGCCGCGGGCGCCTGGCGGCTGATCGTCTTCGGCGGGCTGCTCCTGGCCGTCCTGCTCTTCCTGCCTCAGGGCATCATTCCCGGAGTACGGCAGGCGCTGGCCCGGCGAAAATCCGCCGCCGTAGGCAAACGCCTGGCACCGGGTGACATCCCGGCCTGGCTCACGGTGCGCGAGGGTGCACGGCTGGAAGTGCGCGATGTGCGCAAGAGCTTCGGCGGGCTGACCGTCCTGGACGGCCTGGACCTCACCGTCGAGCCTGGCTCGATCACCGGGTTGATCGGGCCCAACGGCTCGGGCAAGACCACGCTGTTCAACCTGATCGACGGCGCGACGAAGCCCGACGGCGGCCAGATCCTGCTCGACGGCCGGCGGATCGAGACCGCCGACCGGTGGGCACGCAGCCGCGCGGGCCTGGGCCGTACCCACCAGATCACCAGGCTCTTCCCCAAGCTGTCGGTGCTGCGCAACGTCGTCGCTGGGTCCGACGGCACCTGGGCGGCCCCGGCGATCACCGGCGCCCAGGCGGCCAGGGGAGTGGAGCTGCTGGAGCTCGTCGGGCTGAGCGACTACCGCGACCTTCCGGCGGGTGAGCTCTCCTACGGCCAGCAGAAGCTCGTCGAACTCATCCAGATCCTCATGCTCCAGCCCCGCCTGGTCCTGCTCGACGAGCCCGCGGGCGGCATCAACCCGACGCAGATCGAACAGATGGGTGCACTGATCCGCGAGCTCAACCGGACCGGGACCACCTTCCTGATCGTCGAGCACAACATGCCCTTCGTCCTCGGGATCTGCGACACCGTCCACGTCCTGGCGGGCGGGCGCCGGATCGCCTCGGGCACGCCGCAGGAGGTGCGCAGCGATCCGCTGGTGCTGGACGCCTACCTGACGGGAGCAAGCCAATGA
- a CDS encoding MarR family winged helix-turn-helix transcriptional regulator, producing the protein MSRSTDRVRELWAAARPDLDTSPMEVVGPLKRVVALLDEALDPLYVDTALTSAELDVCLRLRHDPNPTIARHLAAQMRHSRAAISKTLTRLESRGLIAREPSPADRRAALVRLTAAGEAAVDAIFPRQLAREAELLEGLGADRERVIEALNLLADILSDARKPD; encoded by the coding sequence ATGAGCCGGAGCACCGATCGTGTCCGTGAGCTGTGGGCCGCCGCCCGCCCGGATCTCGACACGTCACCGATGGAAGTGGTCGGCCCGCTCAAACGCGTCGTCGCGCTCCTGGACGAGGCATTGGATCCGCTTTACGTCGATACCGCGCTCACCAGCGCGGAGCTCGATGTGTGCCTGCGGCTGCGGCATGATCCCAATCCGACCATCGCGCGTCATCTGGCCGCGCAGATGCGGCACTCCCGCGCCGCGATCAGCAAGACGCTGACCCGGCTGGAGAGCCGTGGCCTGATCGCGAGGGAACCCAGCCCGGCCGATCGGCGTGCCGCGTTGGTACGGCTGACCGCCGCGGGCGAGGCGGCCGTCGATGCGATCTTTCCACGACAGTTGGCGCGGGAGGCTGAACTACTGGAGGGGCTGGGGGCGGATCGTGAGCGCGTGATCGAGGCGCTCAACTTGCTGGCAGACATTCTGAGTGATGCACGAAAGCCGGACTAG
- a CDS encoding DUF5624 domain-containing protein has protein sequence MSAEFLRLFATYTADPDSIGRKLGRAVADRARDEPLIVATATDIALYPGGGRVPTVEGFRLSTRGFKELTAISHLGPAVASLVRLRDLGEVSWREDAKRLLTEVKATRAANNTELWRDRIAVEAYRGKEHEIADMVDRACAVTTHYLTTALADGEYLTPETLRRDYLDDGVSSMMVATFFLVSLDICFRVTRWLTEQEVHWERAMVVVAGRQGRPTAGVTWNTSSVATMILAASRGRLPLDRVYVAPHAPTFSYAPEDLTEVIALEEELRALWCGTRATVELGEVMFAGYPRYAPGGLTLPDVTDRGVAVVSEMPAIHSPEDMRALVTRLRVVLEDPRQLLSSCVTDFAAASLAAAGNDPTQVVVPGLNTP, from the coding sequence TTGAGCGCCGAGTTCCTCCGCCTGTTCGCCACCTACACTGCCGATCCGGACAGCATCGGCAGGAAGCTGGGCCGCGCGGTCGCGGATCGGGCCCGGGACGAGCCGCTGATCGTCGCGACCGCCACGGACATCGCCCTCTATCCGGGCGGCGGCAGGGTGCCCACGGTCGAGGGGTTCCGGCTCTCGACCAGGGGTTTCAAGGAGCTGACCGCGATCTCGCACCTGGGTCCCGCCGTGGCCTCGCTGGTCAGGCTCCGCGACCTGGGCGAGGTGTCCTGGCGGGAGGACGCCAAGCGGCTGCTGACCGAGGTCAAGGCCACCCGCGCGGCCAACAACACAGAGCTGTGGCGGGACCGGATCGCGGTCGAGGCCTATCGGGGCAAGGAGCACGAGATCGCCGACATGGTCGATCGCGCGTGCGCCGTGACCACGCACTACCTGACGACCGCGCTGGCCGACGGGGAGTACCTCACGCCGGAGACCCTGCGTCGCGACTACCTGGACGACGGCGTCAGCTCGATGATGGTGGCCACGTTCTTCCTGGTCAGCCTCGACATCTGCTTCCGCGTCACGCGCTGGCTCACCGAGCAAGAGGTCCACTGGGAGCGGGCGATGGTGGTGGTCGCGGGCAGGCAGGGCCGCCCGACCGCAGGCGTCACCTGGAACACCAGCAGTGTGGCCACCATGATCCTGGCCGCCTCTCGTGGCCGCCTCCCGCTGGATCGCGTGTATGTCGCTCCGCACGCGCCCACCTTCTCGTATGCCCCAGAAGATCTCACCGAGGTGATCGCGCTGGAAGAGGAGCTGCGCGCGCTCTGGTGCGGCACCCGCGCCACCGTCGAGCTCGGTGAGGTGATGTTCGCCGGCTACCCGCGCTACGCGCCCGGCGGTCTCACGCTCCCCGACGTCACCGATCGTGGTGTCGCCGTGGTCAGCGAGATGCCCGCCATCCATTCCCCCGAGGACATGCGGGCACTGGTGACCAGGCTCCGCGTCGTGCTGGAGGACCCGAGGCAGCTGCTGTCCAGCTGCGTCACCGACTTCGCCGCCGCCTCCCTGGCTGCGGCGGGCAACGATCCCACCCAGGTAGTGGTGCCTGGGCTGAACACCCCCTGA
- a CDS encoding HpcH/HpaI aldolase family protein produces the protein MSAFLDRLREGLPTLMLGIRGSRTTEVVRMAHATGHHATLIDLEHSTMSTDVAAQLCSAADSLGMTPLVRVPEREYGMIGRLLDGGAHGIVAPRIETAEQAREVARACRFPPRGQRSQLAQVPQYGMRPLPARELNPALDDAAVVQILIETPAGIARVDDIARVGGVDMIAIGANDLTAELGVPGDYDDPRVLDAIATAARACRTHGKLLAVGGMPMTGLAGVCPLQITGMDSALLFKAIHSAAKEAL, from the coding sequence GTGAGCGCTTTCCTGGACCGGCTGAGGGAGGGGCTGCCGACGCTCATGCTCGGCATCCGCGGCAGCCGTACCACCGAGGTCGTCCGGATGGCACACGCGACCGGCCACCACGCCACCCTGATCGACCTGGAACACTCCACCATGTCCACCGACGTGGCGGCGCAGCTCTGCTCAGCCGCCGACAGCCTGGGCATGACGCCACTGGTGCGGGTGCCGGAACGCGAGTACGGCATGATCGGCCGGCTGCTGGACGGCGGCGCTCACGGCATCGTCGCCCCGCGGATCGAGACGGCTGAGCAGGCGCGAGAGGTCGCCCGCGCCTGCCGCTTCCCGCCGCGAGGGCAGCGCTCGCAGCTCGCCCAGGTCCCCCAGTACGGCATGCGGCCGTTGCCCGCCAGGGAACTGAACCCGGCGCTCGACGACGCGGCGGTGGTGCAGATCCTCATCGAGACTCCAGCGGGGATCGCGCGAGTGGACGACATCGCCCGGGTGGGCGGCGTGGACATGATCGCGATCGGCGCCAACGATCTCACCGCCGAGCTCGGCGTGCCCGGCGACTACGACGACCCGCGCGTCCTGGACGCGATCGCCACTGCCGCCCGCGCCTGCCGTACACACGGAAAGCTGCTGGCCGTCGGCGGCATGCCGATGACAGGCCTCGCCGGCGTCTGCCCGCTCCAGATCACCGGGATGGACTCCGCCCTGCTCTTCAAAGCCATCCACTCCGCCGCGAAGGAGGCGCTGTGA
- a CDS encoding multidrug effflux MFS transporter, with the protein MIETTRRPALLLGVLGLLTAVVPLAIDIYVPGFPALGRDLGAGEQAAQLSMSAFLIGLVGGQLVIGPLSDKLGRRQLLVPGTAAFALLSACCALMPTAPLLVAGRFLQGCAGAAGLVLARAILTDRFAGPRLPVYFSILAMILGVAPVVGPLLGGVIVSASGWRAVFWTLAALGLGMLAATWLGVPESLPPDRRSAGGLRQAFGSMTVLLRQRAFTGYVLTLGFAAAAMFVYVGASSYVFQDVFRLSAVQYGLVFAANAAAMLVASAGFGALSRRVALPRLLSGYVVIATIGALALSFQTSFADTWICLAVVLFGVGGIFPAVTTITQTIGRSQAGAASALSGSAAYLFGALAAPLSGTTLRAMAGVMRAVLVLAVLSLLVARPWRPLEEGSFA; encoded by the coding sequence ATGATAGAGACCACTCGGCGTCCCGCCTTGCTTCTGGGCGTCCTCGGCCTGCTCACCGCAGTGGTGCCGCTGGCCATCGACATATATGTGCCCGGCTTCCCCGCTCTCGGCCGGGACTTGGGCGCGGGCGAGCAGGCGGCGCAGCTGTCGATGAGCGCCTTCTTGATCGGGCTGGTGGGCGGCCAGCTGGTGATCGGCCCACTCAGCGACAAGCTGGGCCGACGACAGCTACTGGTGCCGGGGACCGCCGCATTCGCACTGCTGTCGGCCTGCTGCGCGCTGATGCCCACCGCGCCGCTGCTGGTGGCCGGGCGGTTCCTGCAGGGGTGCGCGGGTGCCGCCGGGCTGGTGCTGGCACGCGCCATCCTGACCGATCGCTTCGCCGGGCCGCGGCTGCCGGTCTACTTTTCCATCCTGGCCATGATCCTTGGAGTGGCACCGGTTGTCGGCCCGCTGCTGGGCGGGGTGATCGTGAGCGCCTCGGGCTGGCGGGCGGTTTTCTGGACGCTGGCCGCGCTCGGGCTGGGGATGCTGGCGGCGACCTGGCTGGGCGTGCCGGAGTCGCTGCCTCCCGATCGTAGATCGGCAGGCGGCCTGCGCCAGGCCTTCGGCTCCATGACGGTGCTGCTGCGCCAGCGTGCCTTCACCGGCTACGTCTTGACCCTGGGCTTCGCCGCCGCGGCGATGTTCGTCTACGTCGGCGCCTCCAGCTACGTCTTCCAGGACGTTTTCCGACTGAGCGCGGTCCAGTACGGGCTGGTGTTCGCCGCCAACGCCGCCGCCATGCTCGTGGCCAGCGCAGGTTTCGGCGCGCTTTCCCGGCGGGTGGCGTTGCCCAGGCTGCTGTCGGGCTACGTCGTCATCGCCACGATCGGTGCGCTCGCGTTGAGTTTCCAGACGTCCTTCGCCGACACCTGGATCTGTCTGGCTGTAGTCCTGTTCGGCGTCGGCGGCATCTTCCCTGCCGTCACCACCATCACCCAGACAATCGGCCGTTCCCAGGCCGGAGCCGCATCCGCGCTGTCCGGCAGTGCCGCGTATCTGTTCGGTGCCCTGGCGGCTCCGCTGAGCGGGACTACGCTGCGTGCGATGGCGGGAGTCATGCGGGCCGTACTGGTCCTGGCCGTGCTTTCGCTCCTGGTGGCACGGCCGTGGCGTCCGCTGGAGGAAGGGAGTTTCGCGTGA
- a CDS encoding amidohydrolase family protein, with product MTPLQTMPMRTTTSNTQPRFSMPPMSCDSHFHVFEPGYAHVPEPLYTFPDGTLEQYLRLADRLGIERMVLVQPTFYDTDNSLLLDVLRKVGSRCRGVVRVDDSVSDAELDALHDAGVRAIRLDLFARADWSTEELVAYLRAMTDRARLRGWHLQFYTPGAVVQRLLPFLTGFEHTFVIDHMGYGMDLDGLLPLLAGGFCYLKLSGPYRLKTDVEALARALVEARPDRLLWGSDWPHLPNGQRDTGELLNLLAGWAPSPEDRHQILVEAPGRLFYAQ from the coding sequence GTGACACCCCTGCAGACCATGCCCATGCGAACCACGACGAGCAATACCCAGCCGCGCTTCAGCATGCCGCCTATGAGCTGCGACTCGCATTTCCACGTCTTCGAACCTGGCTACGCGCATGTCCCCGAGCCGCTCTACACCTTCCCCGACGGGACGCTGGAGCAGTACCTGCGCCTGGCCGACCGGCTCGGCATCGAGCGGATGGTGCTGGTGCAGCCGACCTTCTACGACACCGACAACAGCCTGCTCCTCGACGTGTTGCGCAAGGTGGGGTCGCGTTGCCGAGGTGTGGTCCGCGTCGATGACTCGGTGAGCGATGCGGAGCTCGACGCCCTACATGACGCGGGTGTGCGGGCGATCCGGCTCGACCTGTTCGCCCGCGCCGACTGGTCCACGGAGGAACTCGTCGCCTACCTCCGCGCGATGACTGACCGTGCCCGGCTGCGCGGTTGGCACCTGCAGTTCTATACGCCGGGCGCGGTCGTGCAACGCCTCCTGCCCTTCCTGACCGGCTTCGAGCACACCTTCGTCATCGACCACATGGGCTACGGGATGGATCTCGACGGGCTGCTGCCGCTGCTGGCGGGCGGTTTCTGCTACCTCAAGCTGTCAGGCCCCTACCGGTTGAAGACGGACGTGGAGGCGCTGGCCAGGGCACTGGTCGAAGCCCGGCCCGACCGGCTGCTGTGGGGCTCGGACTGGCCGCACCTGCCCAACGGGCAGCGTGACACGGGTGAGCTGCTGAACCTGCTGGCCGGCTGGGCGCCCTCGCCGGAAGATCGTCACCAGATCCTCGTCGAGGCACCCGGGCGCCTGTTCTATGCGCAGTAA
- a CDS encoding ABC transporter ATP-binding protein has translation MSGVYAGYGGGDVLQGLDLEVAAGAVTCIVGPNGAGKSTVLRTISGLLTPRLGTISFGGRDIAGRHPAELIKAGVVQVPQKNGLFPAMTVAENVLLGGYVRRREKAYLKARLAQLAERFPIIGERGGELAGNLSGGQRRTVEFARALMLEPAMVLLDEPSLGLDPRALGLVGEAVNAMRDGGVTVLIVEQNVRFGLGIAGHGIVMESGRVLMADSAQAILDDPEMGALFLGGAP, from the coding sequence ATGAGCGGCGTCTACGCTGGCTACGGCGGTGGCGACGTGTTACAGGGGCTCGACCTTGAGGTCGCCGCCGGCGCGGTGACCTGCATCGTCGGCCCCAACGGCGCGGGAAAGTCCACGGTGCTGCGGACCATCAGCGGCCTGCTCACCCCGCGGCTCGGCACGATCAGCTTCGGCGGCCGTGACATCGCCGGGCGTCATCCCGCCGAGCTGATCAAGGCGGGGGTCGTGCAGGTGCCACAGAAGAACGGCCTGTTCCCCGCGATGACCGTCGCGGAGAACGTGCTCCTCGGCGGCTACGTGCGCCGCCGGGAGAAGGCGTATCTGAAGGCGCGCCTCGCCCAGCTCGCCGAGCGCTTCCCGATCATCGGCGAGCGGGGTGGCGAGCTGGCCGGGAACCTGTCGGGCGGGCAGCGGCGGACCGTGGAGTTCGCCAGGGCGCTCATGCTGGAACCGGCGATGGTCCTGCTCGACGAGCCCTCTCTGGGACTCGACCCGCGCGCTCTCGGCCTGGTCGGCGAGGCTGTGAACGCCATGCGTGACGGCGGCGTCACCGTGCTCATCGTCGAGCAGAACGTGCGCTTCGGGCTCGGAATCGCCGGCCACGGCATCGTCATGGAGAGCGGCCGCGTGCTCATGGCCGACTCCGCGCAGGCCATCCTTGACGACCCGGAGATGGGCGCGCTCTTCCTGGGCGGTGCCCCGTGA
- a CDS encoding branched-chain amino acid ABC transporter permease yields MQPLLFGLLVGGVYALASSGLTLIFGVMRIVNLTHGAVLIAGAFLTYTICTATGIDPFATIPVVGAVLAGLGWLIHKLVVQRAEHGGEGTVILSTLAFAMVLEGVTILIWGHEPHTVATSYARASFRLGDLVFPTAQVYGSAVALALLAALYMVLNHTWLGRAVRAATANPQGAELVGIRVERVNLAAFALGIALTGAAGSILAVLSPFTPDSGEQWIGLGLAIVVLGGMGSLGGALLGALILGVAETFTATYGSPAWATAMPFAVIVLVLLLRPQGIFGVRVRQDVVTA; encoded by the coding sequence ATGCAGCCGCTGCTCTTCGGCCTGCTGGTCGGCGGCGTCTACGCCCTGGCCAGCAGCGGCCTGACGCTGATCTTCGGGGTCATGCGCATCGTGAACCTCACGCATGGCGCGGTCCTCATCGCCGGAGCGTTCCTCACCTACACCATCTGCACGGCGACGGGCATCGACCCCTTCGCGACGATCCCCGTCGTCGGCGCGGTGCTGGCCGGGCTGGGCTGGCTCATCCACAAGCTCGTCGTCCAGCGGGCCGAACACGGCGGCGAGGGCACGGTCATCCTGTCCACGCTCGCGTTCGCCATGGTCCTGGAAGGCGTCACCATCCTCATCTGGGGCCACGAACCGCACACCGTCGCCACCTCCTACGCCCGCGCATCCTTCCGCCTCGGCGACCTGGTCTTCCCCACGGCTCAGGTGTACGGCTCGGCCGTCGCGCTCGCTCTGCTGGCCGCGCTGTACATGGTGCTCAACCACACCTGGCTGGGCAGAGCCGTACGCGCCGCCACCGCCAACCCGCAGGGCGCCGAACTCGTCGGCATCCGCGTGGAGCGGGTCAACCTCGCCGCCTTCGCCCTCGGCATCGCGCTGACCGGCGCGGCGGGCTCCATCCTCGCGGTCCTGTCACCCTTCACCCCGGACTCCGGCGAGCAGTGGATCGGCCTCGGCCTGGCCATCGTGGTGCTCGGCGGCATGGGCAGCCTCGGCGGCGCACTGCTCGGCGCACTGATCCTCGGCGTGGCCGAGACCTTCACCGCCACCTACGGCTCGCCCGCGTGGGCCACCGCCATGCCCTTTGCCGTCATCGTGCTGGTCCTGCTGCTGCGCCCGCAGGGGATCTTCGGCGTTAGAGTCCGACAGGACGTGGTGACAGCATGA